One segment of Acropora muricata isolate sample 2 chromosome 8, ASM3666990v1, whole genome shotgun sequence DNA contains the following:
- the LOC136925822 gene encoding volume-regulated anion channel subunit LRRC8C-like isoform X1: MVARERSRRFNSRGRGIEQSPRNMESEKPNFHMTKLLTTWWDLVDHYLLAVMFAVSLASVGLQATQDRLICIPAVSCSDLPRNDSVVRNRSELSGVSDICSRSPPSFVVLTKLSDRPQYEYANNECYKKMDDFSAYYSLIFLAEAAVLLAISNFWQKYPNSASALAHCEHLLSQFTKGEILVSTGEDSDSGEVEEGQRKKQTPEEQKLLKRLKVFEKCYSQRITKYNLSSVTGQYRLRGVVGSIATIVLFAVNLNHYSLSTERSQCHLDGDVTFSTEPSFFQCTRSMGTYFHVGSIFVIVLLFLHLMFVLGSLVWSLTGERRGPEYEITSNMDTLLTYHGDAAFLFHFIHKSNYSFLITVIRYLYDKEK, translated from the coding sequence ATCAAGGAGATTTAATTCGAGAGGCAGAGGTATCGAACAGAGTCCAAGAAACATGGAGTCggaaaaaccaaattttcatatgaCGAAACTGCTGACAACCTGGTGGGATCTTGTTGACCATTACCTCCTGGCGGTCATGTTTGCGGTTTCGCTGGCATCGGTTGGCTTACAGGCCACCCAAGACCGTCTGATATGCATTCCCGCCGTTAGTTGTTCAGATCTCCCAAGGAATGACTCAGTTGTGCGCAACCGGAGTGAATTAAGCGGGGTTTCAGACATTTGCAGTCGATCTCCGCCTTCCTTTGTAGTCCTGACAAAGTTGTCTGACCGACCGCAGTACGAGTACGCTAACAACGAATGCTACAAAAAGATGGATGATTTTTCAGCGTATTATTCGTTAATTTTCCTTGCCGAGGCTGCAGTTTTGCTGGCCATTTCTAATTTCTGGCAGAAGTATCCAAACAGTGCAAGTGCTCTGGCTCATTGCGAACATCTGCTTTCGCAATTCACCAAAGgggaaattttagtatcaacaGGTGAGGACTCGGATTCTGGTGAAGTTGAAGAAggacaacgaaaaaaacaaacgccagaagaacaaaaacttctcaaaagatTGAAAGTATTTGAAAAATGCTACAGCCAAAGGATCACCAAATACAATCTCAGTTCCGTGACAGGGCAGTATAGATTGCGAGGTGTGGTGGGTTCTATTGCTACGATTGTTTTGTTCGCTGTCAATTTAAACCACTATTCCCTCAGTACTGAGAGGAGTCAGTGTCATTTAGACGGTGATGTTACTTTTTCCACAGAGCCCAGCTTTTTCCAATGCACCCGTTCCATGGGAACTTACTTTCATGTAGGTTCAATTTTCGTTATTGTTCTCCTTTTTTTGCACTTGATGTTTGTTTTGGGATCCCTTGTGTGGTCTCTTACCGGTGAACGGCGTGGGCCAGAATATGAAATTACTTCTAACATGGACACACTTCTTACCTACCATGGGGATGCGgcgtttttgtttcattttatacATAAATCGAATTATAGTTTCTTGATAACTGTAATCAGATACTTGTATGATAAAGAAAAATGA
- the LOC136925822 gene encoding volume-regulated anion channel subunit LRRC8C-like isoform X2, which produces MESEKPNFHMTKLLTTWWDLVDHYLLAVMFAVSLASVGLQATQDRLICIPAVSCSDLPRNDSVVRNRSELSGVSDICSRSPPSFVVLTKLSDRPQYEYANNECYKKMDDFSAYYSLIFLAEAAVLLAISNFWQKYPNSASALAHCEHLLSQFTKGEILVSTGEDSDSGEVEEGQRKKQTPEEQKLLKRLKVFEKCYSQRITKYNLSSVTGQYRLRGVVGSIATIVLFAVNLNHYSLSTERSQCHLDGDVTFSTEPSFFQCTRSMGTYFHVGSIFVIVLLFLHLMFVLGSLVWSLTGERRGPEYEITSNMDTLLTYHGDAAFLFHFIHKSNYSFLITVIRYLYDKEK; this is translated from the coding sequence ATGGAGTCggaaaaaccaaattttcatatgaCGAAACTGCTGACAACCTGGTGGGATCTTGTTGACCATTACCTCCTGGCGGTCATGTTTGCGGTTTCGCTGGCATCGGTTGGCTTACAGGCCACCCAAGACCGTCTGATATGCATTCCCGCCGTTAGTTGTTCAGATCTCCCAAGGAATGACTCAGTTGTGCGCAACCGGAGTGAATTAAGCGGGGTTTCAGACATTTGCAGTCGATCTCCGCCTTCCTTTGTAGTCCTGACAAAGTTGTCTGACCGACCGCAGTACGAGTACGCTAACAACGAATGCTACAAAAAGATGGATGATTTTTCAGCGTATTATTCGTTAATTTTCCTTGCCGAGGCTGCAGTTTTGCTGGCCATTTCTAATTTCTGGCAGAAGTATCCAAACAGTGCAAGTGCTCTGGCTCATTGCGAACATCTGCTTTCGCAATTCACCAAAGgggaaattttagtatcaacaGGTGAGGACTCGGATTCTGGTGAAGTTGAAGAAggacaacgaaaaaaacaaacgccagaagaacaaaaacttctcaaaagatTGAAAGTATTTGAAAAATGCTACAGCCAAAGGATCACCAAATACAATCTCAGTTCCGTGACAGGGCAGTATAGATTGCGAGGTGTGGTGGGTTCTATTGCTACGATTGTTTTGTTCGCTGTCAATTTAAACCACTATTCCCTCAGTACTGAGAGGAGTCAGTGTCATTTAGACGGTGATGTTACTTTTTCCACAGAGCCCAGCTTTTTCCAATGCACCCGTTCCATGGGAACTTACTTTCATGTAGGTTCAATTTTCGTTATTGTTCTCCTTTTTTTGCACTTGATGTTTGTTTTGGGATCCCTTGTGTGGTCTCTTACCGGTGAACGGCGTGGGCCAGAATATGAAATTACTTCTAACATGGACACACTTCTTACCTACCATGGGGATGCGgcgtttttgtttcattttatacATAAATCGAATTATAGTTTCTTGATAACTGTAATCAGATACTTGTATGATAAAGAAAAATGA